A stretch of Arachis hypogaea cultivar Tifrunner chromosome 15, arahy.Tifrunner.gnm2.J5K5, whole genome shotgun sequence DNA encodes these proteins:
- the LOC112747077 gene encoding uncharacterized protein — protein MTPSLGSPSLRRRSFQSRCRRSRFTVEEASAAAVDCHWGTTAVPLVAEITDWREGGCLSYCCCFVLLSSILQLYQQKTGNGFWQRISADSCFTSWSWSMCWNNCHVRNLSNGYGSRQDNCTGSIVGLNFAVYESLKDWLVKSNPFGLVQDSELSVTTRLACGAAPGTVGKTVAYPL, from the exons ATGACACCGTCACTGGGCTCGCCGTCGTTGCGTCGCAGAAGCTTCCAGTCCCGTTGCCGCCGTTCGCGCT TCACCGTCGAAGAAGCTTCAGCCGCCGCCGTTGATTGTCACTGGGGAACAACCGCCGTGCCTCTGGTCGCCGAAATCACGGACTGGAGAGAAGGGGGCTGCCTCTCCTATTGCTGCTGTTTCGTTCTTTTATC ATCTATACTGCAGCTGTATCAGCAAAAAACTGGAAATG GATTTTGGCAGAGGATCTCAGCTGACTCCTGTTTTACATCTTGGAGCTGGAGCATGTGCTGGAATAATTGCCATGTCCGCAACTTATCCAATGGATATGGTTCGAGGCAGGATAACTGTACAG GTTCCATTGTAGGTCTAAACTTTGCTGTTTATGAGTCTTTGAAAGATTGGTTAGTTAAATCCAATCCATTTGGTCTAGTGCAAGATTCTGAGTTGAGTGTGACAACTCGCCTGGCATGTGGTGCTGCACCTGGAACTGTTGGGAAAACTGTTGCTTATCCCCTTTGA
- the LOC140179517 gene encoding DNA replication licensing factor MCM5-like, protein MDIARSGIHQQISLTPEMENEIKQAETQIKRRIGIGNHISERRLIDDLSRMGMNESIGFAYLLGGICASNMNRPVSYDQAIAWKVLHC, encoded by the exons ATGGATATTGCTCGGTCTGGAATACACCAACAAATTAGTCTCACACCAGAAATGGAAAATGAAATAAAG CAAGCAGAAACTCAGATAAAGAGAAGAATTGGGATTGGAAACCACATATCTGAAAGAAGGCTTATTGATGACCTCAGCAGAATGGGAATGAACGAATCCATT GGTTTTGCATATCTTCTAGGAGGAATATGTGCCTCCAACATGAACAGGCCAGTGTCCtatgaccaagcaattgcatggAAAGTTCTTCATTGTTGA